Proteins encoded by one window of Bacteroidota bacterium:
- a CDS encoding nuclear transport factor 2 family protein, protein MRSLNLTIMLTLVSLTLFGQNTNKAKEEISTLVTNFSSAVENRDTLLLDPLLNENFRVVALRFPTPDKTTVLSKEKYIFLLSAGKIGGEKRSVEIINLDISEYVATAKVVFESDKMIFTTYQTYILNSEGKWQIISDIPVTKNK, encoded by the coding sequence ATGAGATCTTTAAATCTAACAATTATGCTAACACTTGTAAGCCTTACCCTATTCGGACAAAACACAAATAAGGCAAAAGAAGAGATCAGTACTCTTGTAACTAATTTTTCATCGGCAGTTGAAAATAGAGATACCCTTTTATTAGACCCTTTACTGAATGAAAATTTCAGGGTAGTTGCTTTACGTTTTCCAACACCTGACAAAACAACTGTTTTGTCAAAAGAAAAGTATATCTTCCTTTTATCAGCAGGAAAAATAGGTGGCGAAAAACGCAGCGTGGAGATCATTAACCTGGATATCAGCGAATATGTTGCAACTGCCAAGGTGGTATTTGAATCGGATAAAATGATTTTTACTACATATCAAACCTACATATTGAATTCTGAAGGCAAATGGCAGATAATTTCAGATATACCGGTCACAAAAAATAAATAA
- a CDS encoding Crp/Fnr family transcriptional regulator — MTDHSQTLLYKKINRFTEISADSINKLFEITSTADLKKGKLILKEGTVCKTIVFVEKGYLRTYVNKDGIEINTDFTFENNFITNLKSLRSNSISDSNIVTGEDSTIFEFDKDKLLDLYKVSPEIESFGRKLLEQLLISQEEHSNLFKIYSPTERYHYLLQHNPNFLQRVSLSQLASYLGVTRETLTRIRRKK; from the coding sequence ATGACAGATCATAGCCAAACTCTCCTGTATAAGAAAATAAACAGATTTACAGAGATCTCTGCGGATAGCATTAATAAACTATTTGAGATAACCTCTACCGCGGATCTCAAAAAAGGAAAACTTATATTAAAAGAAGGCACGGTTTGTAAAACTATTGTATTTGTTGAAAAAGGGTATCTGAGGACTTATGTAAACAAAGACGGAATAGAAATAAATACGGATTTTACCTTTGAAAATAATTTTATAACCAATTTAAAAAGTTTACGCTCCAATTCAATATCAGATAGCAATATAGTAACAGGTGAAGATTCTACCATATTCGAATTCGACAAAGACAAATTACTTGATCTTTATAAAGTCTCACCTGAAATTGAATCATTTGGAAGAAAACTCTTGGAACAACTCTTAATTTCGCAGGAAGAGCACAGTAATCTTTTTAAAATTTATTCTCCTACTGAAAGATATCATTATCTCCTCCAACACAATCCAAACTTTCTTCAAAGGGTAAGTTTATCACAACTCGCATCTTATCTTGGTGTAACAAGGGAAACGCTTACAAGAATTAGAAGGAAAAAGTAA